The Anaplasmataceae bacterium AB001_6 genome has a segment encoding these proteins:
- a CDS encoding flavodoxin-dependent (E)-4-hydroxy-3-methylbut-2-enyl-diphosphate synthase translates to MVSKSAIIIDPLFEDVFNLNTEKYIIQRQNIVKPEVKIGKITIGGNNPVAVQSMTSGLRTDNNDPKKIAEDEAKECIKLANAGSEMVRIALNSENVAKSLPYLKDILAKNDLADLPIIGCGQFELHGLVKKYPDEIKLLDKLRINPGNVGFSNKRDKNFEDIVSFAAQNDMPIRIGVNWGSIDADLLDTISEIKNCKGKVTKDILLKVLVYCVIKNAQAAENIGLNKNKIVVSCKLSDVNDLIKVTKIIGEKFNYVQHLGLTESGMGTTAIVRTSVALSQVLSQGIGETIRASLTPSSYYDRTEEVKVCKEVLQSMEKRFFVPKITSCPGCGRTNSTDFQILTESVQKYVNKNLGEWSKKYIGINKLKIAVMGCIVNGPGESKHADIGISMPGYKEKPTVAVYIKSKYYKTLKGTAVTEIEQQFFDIIEEFLEQEYEKTIA, encoded by the coding sequence ATGGTATCAAAATCTGCAATAATTATTGATCCACTCTTTGAAGATGTTTTTAACTTAAATACTGAAAAGTATATTATACAGCGTCAAAACATCGTAAAACCAGAGGTAAAAATTGGCAAAATTACAATTGGTGGTAATAATCCAGTTGCTGTGCAAAGTATGACTTCTGGTTTGAGGACTGATAATAATGATCCAAAAAAAATCGCGGAAGATGAAGCCAAAGAATGTATAAAATTAGCAAATGCAGGTTCAGAGATGGTCAGAATAGCTCTGAATTCTGAAAATGTTGCAAAATCTTTACCTTATTTAAAAGATATATTGGCTAAAAACGATTTAGCAGATTTACCAATCATAGGTTGTGGTCAATTTGAGCTACATGGTTTGGTAAAGAAGTATCCTGATGAAATCAAATTATTGGATAAACTAAGGATTAATCCTGGTAATGTAGGTTTTTCTAACAAAAGAGATAAAAATTTTGAAGATATAGTGTCTTTTGCTGCACAAAATGATATGCCAATAAGAATTGGTGTAAATTGGGGAAGCATAGATGCTGATTTGTTAGATACAATATCTGAAATAAAAAATTGTAAAGGAAAGGTAACAAAAGATATATTACTTAAAGTTCTGGTTTATTGTGTAATTAAAAACGCTCAAGCCGCAGAGAATATAGGATTAAATAAAAATAAAATAGTAGTATCTTGTAAATTAAGTGATGTAAATGACCTCATAAAGGTAACAAAAATAATTGGAGAAAAATTTAATTATGTACAACATCTTGGTCTCACTGAATCTGGGATGGGAACAACAGCAATAGTACGAACTAGTGTTGCTCTGTCACAAGTATTATCACAAGGAATAGGAGAAACTATCAGAGCATCACTCACGCCATCTTCATACTACGATAGAACAGAAGAGGTAAAAGTGTGTAAAGAAGTTCTACAATCCATGGAGAAGAGATTTTTTGTACCTAAAATCACTTCATGCCCTGGATGTGGAAGAACAAATAGTACAGATTTTCAAATTTTAACAGAATCAGTGCAAAAATATGTCAATAAAAATCTTGGAGAATGGTCAAAAAAATATATTGGGATAAACAAATTAAAGATCGCTGTAATGGGTTGTATAGTAAACGGTCCTGGTGAAAGTAAACACGCTGATATTGGTATTTCGATGCCTGGTTACAAAGAGAAACCGACTGTGGCGGTTTATATAAAATCAAAATACTATAAGACACTAAAAGGCACAGCTGTTACAGAAATAGAGCAGCAATTCTTTGATATAATAGAAGAATTTTTAGAACAAGAATACGAAAAAACGATTGCGTAA
- the sucD gene encoding succinate--CoA ligase subunit alpha: MSVLVNKETRVICQGFTGKNGTFHSQQAMEYGTKMVGGVTPGKGGSEHLGLPVFNTVNEAKISTNANATVIYVPAPFAADAIIEAIESEIELIVCITEGIPVYDMIKVKKCLLGSKSILIGPNCPGVITPGECKIGIMPGYIHTKGKVGIVSRSGTLTYEAVNQTTEVGLGQSTCIGIGGDPVHGLDFIDCVEMFLHDNDTEGIVVIGEIGGEAEEKMAEYVRSHRIKKPMVGFIAGMTAPPGKRMGHAGAIVSGGVGSADSKVKSMRAAGIHIAETPAKIGQKIFEIIS, translated from the coding sequence ATGTCTGTACTGGTAAATAAAGAAACAAGAGTTATATGCCAAGGTTTTACAGGAAAAAATGGGACTTTTCACTCGCAACAAGCAATGGAATATGGCACTAAAATGGTAGGAGGAGTGACTCCTGGAAAAGGCGGTAGTGAACATCTAGGATTGCCAGTCTTTAATACTGTTAATGAAGCAAAAATATCTACTAATGCTAATGCAACTGTTATATATGTTCCTGCGCCTTTTGCAGCAGATGCAATTATTGAAGCTATTGAATCTGAAATAGAGTTAATAGTCTGTATTACTGAAGGAATCCCTGTCTATGATATGATTAAAGTGAAAAAGTGCCTTCTAGGCTCTAAATCTATTTTAATTGGACCAAATTGCCCAGGTGTTATTACACCTGGTGAATGTAAAATAGGAATAATGCCTGGTTATATACATACCAAAGGTAAGGTAGGAATAGTATCTAGATCAGGTACCTTAACTTATGAAGCAGTTAACCAAACTACAGAAGTAGGGCTTGGCCAATCTACTTGCATAGGAATAGGGGGAGACCCAGTACATGGTCTTGATTTTATCGATTGTGTTGAAATGTTCTTACATGATAATGATACAGAAGGGATCGTTGTAATAGGAGAAATAGGAGGAGAAGCAGAAGAAAAAATGGCTGAATATGTACGTTCTCATCGTATTAAAAAGCCTATGGTTGGCTTTATAGCTGGGATGACAGCGCCTCCAGGTAAAAGAATGGGACATGCTGGAGCTATAGTTTCTGGGGGAGTTGGTTCCGCAGATAGTAAGGTTAAAAGTATGCGTGCTGCAGGAATACATATTGCTGAAACTCCTGCTAAAATAGGTCAGAAGATATTTGAGATAATTTCATAG
- the sucC gene encoding ADP-forming succinate--CoA ligase subunit beta, which produces MNIHEYQAKKIMADYNIAVPENLLVALSKKDVEGAESILNKSGSNLFVVKAQIHAGGRGKAGGVKVVKEVSEAVSAAREMMEKNLVTHQTGSKGQLVRRIYIEKGAQIKKEYYLSAVINRNTYSVSFIASAEGGMDIEEVAAKNPEKIIKVNIDATTGFYPCYARKLGFGIGLNKEQVNKFVPVVEKIYKIMQEKDCTQVEINPLILDDDDNFVALDGKINFDDNALYRHTDIVELRDLDEEEAQEIEASKFGLNYIKMEGEIGCMVNGAGLAMATMDIIKYHGLEAANFLDVGGGASQEAVENAFRIIISDKNVKGILVNIFGGIMKCDIIAQGIVAAAKNLALDIPVVVRLVGTNYDKGLQILNDSGLKISVAGDLDEASRAIVRLVKEVK; this is translated from the coding sequence ATGAATATACATGAATATCAAGCCAAAAAAATTATGGCTGATTATAATATAGCAGTTCCTGAAAATCTATTAGTGGCTCTCTCTAAAAAGGATGTAGAGGGTGCTGAAAGTATTTTAAATAAGTCTGGTAGCAATTTATTTGTTGTGAAAGCTCAAATTCATGCCGGCGGGAGAGGTAAAGCTGGCGGAGTAAAAGTTGTCAAAGAAGTTTCTGAAGCTGTTTCTGCTGCACGTGAGATGATGGAGAAGAATTTGGTTACTCATCAAACAGGCTCAAAGGGCCAATTAGTTAGAAGAATATACATAGAAAAAGGCGCACAAATAAAGAAAGAATATTATTTAAGCGCTGTTATTAATCGTAATACTTACTCTGTTTCTTTTATTGCTTCTGCTGAAGGTGGAATGGATATTGAAGAAGTTGCAGCAAAAAATCCAGAAAAAATCATTAAGGTTAATATCGATGCAACAACAGGGTTTTATCCTTGTTACGCCCGTAAACTTGGTTTTGGAATAGGGCTAAATAAAGAACAAGTAAATAAATTTGTTCCAGTTGTAGAAAAGATATATAAAATCATGCAAGAAAAAGATTGTACTCAAGTTGAGATTAATCCTTTGATTTTGGATGATGATGATAATTTCGTTGCTTTAGATGGTAAGATAAATTTTGATGATAATGCTTTATATCGTCACACTGATATTGTCGAATTAAGAGATTTAGATGAAGAAGAAGCACAAGAAATTGAAGCTTCTAAATTTGGCTTGAATTATATCAAAATGGAAGGTGAAATAGGCTGTATGGTTAATGGTGCAGGCCTTGCTATGGCTACTATGGATATTATTAAATATCATGGTTTGGAAGCAGCAAATTTCTTGGATGTTGGTGGCGGGGCTTCTCAAGAAGCTGTCGAAAATGCGTTCAGAATTATTATTTCAGATAAAAATGTTAAAGGTATATTGGTCAATATATTTGGTGGTATTATGAAGTGTGACATAATTGCTCAAGGTATAGTGGCAGCAGCTAAAAATCTTGCGCTTGATATTCCAGTCGTAGTTCGTTTGGTTGGAACAAATTATGATAAGGGACTACAGATATTAAATGACTCTGGATTGAAAATATCTGTAGCTGGAGATTTAGATGAAGCTTCAAGAGCCATAGTTAGATTAGTAAAAGAGGTTAAATAA